The proteins below are encoded in one region of Mangifera indica cultivar Alphonso chromosome 7, CATAS_Mindica_2.1, whole genome shotgun sequence:
- the LOC123221406 gene encoding F-box/kelch-repeat protein At3g23880-like, with protein sequence MEGFTVYSTESAAPVPFFPDDIIQQILLKLPTKSLLRFKCVCKSWRDLISTHEFAIKHLTETSERFRRFGVFESEKLREGRISLYSLAAQTSSRAEEAEEENICLPLWGKDCYLAPAANEYIINRFIYTRVLGSCNGILLIRLENVEESSGHPRTFLLWNPTIREFKMIPPCYFKSSLCSLVSGLGYNSSIDNYKVVVVFSERNSDLACGYVYNLKTNSWKRLKNFYFPYKNSRQVNNFGNLFLSDETCLGYLPEETGYLLEETGTTIVNGAPHWVTLSSSRGGVNKIIYFDLEEEKFKEFLSPPPSAGTFKTYLSIYEDCLCETRLRREKGFFEYMFEVWIMKEYGVKESWIKLLNLPFDLRFSLMSDIRPLFVSKNGDEVVMVTDWSDMISFNTRTGEVKKVSMRVDRGHVVGSYEESLVSPNQFSMSCSEDGKY encoded by the coding sequence ATGGAGGGTTTTACCGTTTACAGTACAGAAAGTGCAGCACCAGTGCCATTCTTTCCGGATGATATCATACAGCAAATCCTTCTCAAACTACCCACAAAATCTCTCTTGCGATTCAAGTGTGTTTGCAAATCTTGGCGTGACTTAATCTCAACACACGAATTTGCCATAAAACATCTCACTGAAACATCTGAAAGGTTTCGCAGATTTGGAGTCTTCGAATCAGAAAAATTAAGGGAAGGTCGTATTTCTCTATACAGTCTTGCCGCTCAAACCTCATCGCGTGctgaagaagcagaagaagaaaatatttgtCTTCCTTTATGGGGAAAAGATTGTTATCTCGCTCCTGCAGCTAATGAATACATTATCAACAGATTTATCTATACAAGGGTATTGGGGTCCTGTAATGGTATATTATTGATACGATTGGAAAATGTTGAGGAATCCAGTGGACACCCAAGGACATTCCTGCTATGGAATCCAACAATTAGGGAATTTAAGATGATTCCACCATGCTATTTTAAAAGTTCTTTATGTTCTCTGGTTTCAGGGCTTGGTTACAATTCATCTATTGATAATTACAAAGTGGTAGTAGTTTTTTCTGAAAGAAACAGTGATTTGGCATGTGGTTATGTTTATAATCTCAAGACAAATTCGTGGAAaagacttaaaaatttttacttcCCTTACAAGAACTCTAGGCAAGTTAACAATTTTGGAAATCTTTTCTTATCCGATGAAACCTGCTTAGGCTATCTACCTGAGGAAACAGGCTATTTACTTGAGGAAACAGGAACGACAATAGTGAATGGAGCTCCACATTGGGTAACATTGAGTTCAAGCAGAGGTGGggttaataaaatcatttactttgaTTTAGAAGAGGAGAAGTTCAAGGAGTTTCTATCTCCTCCACCTTCTGCCGGCACTTTCAAGACTTATTTGAGTATTTATGAAGATTGCCTTTGTGAAACTCGACTTCGACGGGAAAAAGGTTTTTTTGAATATATGTTTGAGGTTTGGATTATGAAGGAGTATGGAGTGAAAGAATCATGGATTAAATTGTTGAACTTGCCATTTGATTTGAGGTTTTCTTTAATGAGTGACATAAGGCCATTGTTTGTTTCAAAGAATGGTGATGAAGTGGTCATGGTTACAGACTGGAGTGACATGATTTCATTCAACACTAGAACAGGAGAAGTGAAGAAAGTTTCAATGCGTGTTGATAGGGGTCATGTGGTAGGTTCTTATGAGGAGAGTCTTGTTTCACCAAATCAATTCAGTATGTCATGCTCAGAAGATGGTAAATACTAA
- the LOC123221407 gene encoding protein PELPK1-like, translated as MASSNKCLISAFFVALTIFSSMDVGLASRRLLQLPPLPTLPNLPKPSALPPLPSVPTLPTTAQPSFPNPTLPPLPTALPTIPSVPKLTLPPLPSIPSIPTTIPSIPLPFFSPPPSN; from the coding sequence ATGGCTTCGAGCAACAAGTGTTTGATCTCAGCTTTCTTTGTTGCTTTGACAATATTTTCTTCCATGGATGTTGGGTTAGCATCTCGCCGTCTACTGCAATTGCCACCGTTACCCACTTTGCCAAATTTGCCTAAACCGTCCGCATTGCCGCCTTTGCCTTCGGTGCCTACACTGCCAACGACCGCACAACCATCTTTTCCAAACCCCACTTTGCCACCACTTCCTACGGCTTTGCCCACCATTCCTTCTGTCCCAAAGCTCACTCTCCCACCATTGCCAAGCATACCTTCAATTCCAACTACGATTCCCTCTATTCCATTGCCATTCTTCTCTCCACCTCCTTCAAATTAA